Genomic DNA from Sphingomonas lacunae:
ATTCGCGTCTTGATGGTGATCGCGCCGCTCTGATCGAAGAGCTGAAGGCTGAGCGCACCGCTGCCCACGCCGCGGCCGAAGCCGCTGCCGCGGCAGAAGCCGCCGCCAGCGAGGGCGATGACTGACGGTCATGACAGCGGGCGACACAGGCGGCTCCGGCCACAGCGGCGCAGCCGCGCGGGCTGATGCCGCGCTCGCCGGGCAGGTCGCGTCGCCTGACGCATCGCTGACCGCTGACGATGGCCTGATTGCCACCAGCGCCGCCGGTTTGACCTATCCCTGGGGCAAGGCCGCGCCCGGCAAGGGCGAGCTGCTCCAGGTGTCGGAGAGCGTCCATTGGGCCCGCATCCCGATGCCAGGATCGCTCGGGCACATTAACAGCTGGCTGATCGAGGATGGCGATGATGCCGTCCCCGCCTATGTCGCGGTCGATACCGGGCTCATGCTGCAGGATTGCAGTGATGCATGGAAGGCGCTGTTTGCTGGCGCACTGGCTGACAAACGGTTGAGCCGGGTGGTCTGCACGCACCTCCATCCCGACCATATTGGCCTCGCCGGCTGGCTGGCAAAGCGCTTTTCAGCGCCGATCCTGATGACCCGCGGTGAATGGCTACAGGCGCGGTACATGATCGCCGATGTGCGCGACGAGCAACCTGCCGAGGTCACGGTCATGCAGCGTGGCTGTGGCTGGGACGACGAAGCCATAGAGGCAGCCAAGGCCGCCGGCTGGAGCCGCTTCGGCCGGATGGTTGCCCGCCTGCCTTTTGGATACCAGCGGCTGATTGATGGTCAGCGACTGAGCATTGGCAAGGGCGAATGGCGGATTGTTACTGGTTCGGGCCACAGCCCTGAACATGCCTGTCTGCTCAATGAGGCGGAAGGCGTACTGATTTCCGGCGACCAGGTGCTGCCTCGCATCAGTTCCAACGTCTCGTCCAATGCCGGGGAGCCTGACGCTAATCCGCTCGGCGAATGGCTGGCGTCGATCGACAAGTTGTTGCGGCTGCCGGCTGACCTGTTGGTCTGTCCGGCGCATGGCGAACCTTTCCGCGGCCTGCACACGCGCCTGATTGCATTGCGCGACGAGCATCATGAACGGCTTGATGCTGTGGCAGCGGCGCTGGCCGAAGCCCCGCGCAGGGTGATCGATTGCTTTGGCCTGTTGTTCCGGCGCGAAATCGGGGCTGATCATATCGGTCTGGCGACCGGTGAGACGCTGGCTCACCTGCGCTATCTGGAACAGGCGGGACGGGTCCGCCGCGAAGATCGCGACGGCGTATGGTGGTGGACAGCAGCCTGACTATTCTCCGGCGGGGACCAGTTCGATCACATCGACGATGCTTTCGAAAGCCGGGCGCGGCATAACAAGGCGCCAGCGGTTCGGGCCAATGCGTTCGATCAACCCGGCCACATCGCGCTGCGGGTCCGAGCCATAATCGAGCGCACGCACCTCATCCCCCAGCATTAGCGTGCCCAGAAAAATCTTTTGCCGGTCATCATCATCAAAAATCAGGCCAACCTGGCGTTGAGAGCCGGTCAGTTTGGTGAAGCTGAAAATATCCTGTTCGGCTTCGACCCGGCAGCGGAAACGGGGATAAGCGACATAGCTGAGCCCCTGCGCCGACTGGGCACCGACCTTGATCGTCCGGCACAGATAGTCGCCGGGTGGGAGGTGCGGATTGGGCAGCGCCGCGTCGGGCGCCAGCAGCGCGCCTTCGGCAGCGACGGCCGCACCATGGCCACCGGCCCGCGCGCTAGCCAGCGCATCGCGCCAGGCGGTCCACCAGCCGCGAATGCGCTGCCGGTCCGCTTCGGTCGCCACATCGTGCCAGTCGTCAGTGCCGATCGCTTCCTGACGGCTGATACTGCCAGTGGGTGCATCGATCATCGCACAGCCGGGTAACACGATGAGCAAGCTGGCCGACATTATCGAAGCAACAAGGCGTCTGTGTCGCATAGAGCGTGAAAAGCGATGGGGCATCGACGACCTCTCCGGCCCTAACGGGCCTTGTTGGGCAGCCAGCCTATTGCGCGGTCCAGCCCCCGTCCATCGAAACATTGGTCCCGGTCATGCCGCTTCCCGAGTCACTTGCCAGATAAAGCGCCATCGACGCGACCTGTTCCACGGTGACGAACTGCTTGGTCGGCTGGGCGGCAAGCAGAACGTCGTTCATCACCTGCTGGCGGGTCAGGCCGCGCGCCTTCATCGTGTCAGGAATCTGGTTTTCGACTAGCGGGGTCCAGACATAGCCGGGGCTGATCGCGTTGACGGTGATGCCATCGCGCGCGACCTCAAGCGCGACGGTCTTGGTCAGGCCGGCGATGCCGTGCTTGGCGGCGACATAGGCTGCCTTGTTGGGGCTGGCGACAAGGCTGTGAGCCGAGGCGGTATTGATGATGCGACCCCATCCCTTGGCCTTCATCCCCGGCACGGCAAGGCGGATGGTGTGGAAAGCCGCGGTCAGGTTGAGCGCGATGATCCTGTCCCATTTGTCGACCGGAAATTCATCGATCGGGGCGACATGCTGCATCCCGGCATTGTTGACGAGGATGTCGATGCTGCCAAATTGGGCCAAGGCTTCGCCCATCATGGCTTCAATTGCGGTCGCGTCAGTCAGATCGTGCGTCGATACCGTGGTCTGCGGTGCGCCGAGGGCCACGAGCGCCGCCCGCTCGGCTTCGATCGCGGCGGCGTCGCCAAAGCCGTTGACAATGATGTTCGCCCCTTGCGCGGCATAGGCTTTGGCAATGGCTAGACCAATGCCGCTGGTTGATCCGGTGATGAGGGCGGTTTTTCCGGAGAGGCCAAGGGTCATCATGACTATCCTTTGATTGGGGTGCGGGGCATTTGAGATGTGGCGCGGGAGAGGGCCGTATAGCCATGCCTTTCCCCAGTGACCGCTATCAGTCAATCAGTGGTGATGATCATGGTTCATTTTGCAGGCCTGGTGGGTTATGCCAGCGCAGGACCACCAGAAAGGCCGAGCCAATGCGCCTAGACGATTTTGACCCCAGCTCGAACACCCGTGACCTCGGCACCAGCGGCGGTGGCGGGTTCAGCGTGGGTGGCGGTGGTGGTGGCGGTCTTGGCGGCATACTCTTTGCCCTGCTGCCCATGCTCTTCGGTCGCAAGATGGGCTGTGGTACCATCGTGTTGATCGGTGGAGCCCTGCTTTTGTTCAGCATGATGTCCGGTGGTGGTGGTCAGATGGTGGCAGGCGATGCCGCTTCAGGAACCGGCGCGCCTGCGGCCAGTGGTGGACAGGCATGCGACACCGAAGCTGAACTTTTTTCATGCCGTGTGCTCAGTTCCACCGAACAGGTGTGGGGACAGATATTCCAGGGCGAGGGTGAGAGATATCCGCCGCCGACCCTCAATTTCTATACGCGGGAAAATCAGTCGGGCTGTGGTGCGGCACAGGCAGCGATGGGGCCTTTTTATTGCCCGGCCGATCAGGGCATCTATCTCGACACTGATTTCTTCAACGACTTGCGGACCCAATATGGGGCAGCAGGCGATGCGGCCCAAGCCTATGTCATCGCGCATGAAGTCGGGCACCATATCCAGACGGTGACTGGTATTTCCCGTCAGGTCCGGGAGGCACAAAGCCGTGCCGGCGAAGCCGAAGCCAATCAATGGCAAGTGCGCATGGAGTTACAGGCAGATTGCTATGCCGGGGTATGGGCGGCAACCGCCCGGACGCCATCGGGCCAGCCTGTGATCGAACCCGGTGATGTCGAGGAAGCCATGACTGCTGCCCATGCGATCGGCGACGATACGCTGATGCGCGGCGCCGGACGGACACCGGTGGAAAGCATGTTCACCCACGGCAGCAGCGAACAGCGGATGCGTTGGCTCAAGCGAGGTCTCGATACTGGTGACTGGCGTCAGTGCGACACGTTCAACGGACGGGTCTGATTAGGGTTCGGGCCTGAACGGCCGTGCAGGGGAACAGAAGGGAATGTGGGGCATCATTACCGGCCTGCCCGAAGAGGCCGATGCCTTTGCCCCTGATCTGGGCAAGCGCAGCCAACATGGCACCATCGCCTTGCGTCAGTTGGAGTGGCGCGGCCTATCTGTGACATTGGCCTGTGGCGGCATCGGCAAGGTGGCGGCAGCGACGGCAGCGACCCTTTTGGCCAGTCACGTCGGAGCGACACGATTGATGGTGATCGGCACGGCCGGGGCTCTTCTCGCGACGGATGGCGCGCCGCTGTGGTTACGGGGCGCAATACAGCATGATTATGGCGCAGCCCGGCCCGACCGCTTTGCCCATTATGAGGCCGGAGAATGGCCGCTGGGCCCCGACGGTGCCTCCGGCCTGATCGCCATGCCCCAGCCTGCGGGGCTGGGCCTAGGCGAGGCGGTGATTGCCAGCGGCGATTGCTTCGTCGAATGCGGGACGCGCGCCGGGCTGATCCGCGATGCGCTGGGCGCCACGCTGGTGGATATGGAAACGGCGGCGGTGGCGCAGGTGGCGGACATCCTTGGTCTGCCCTGGTGCGCGATCAAGGCCGCGACCGATGAAGCTAATGCCGCCAGCGCCGGCGACTTCCACGCCAATCTCGCCGTGGCGGCACGGCGCGCGGCCGAGGCGGCGGAGCGGGCGGTGCGGCTGATGGCTGGTTGAATGGGCACGGGCAGTTTATCCATGCGGTGATAAAGCGGCCCGTGACGAGTTCATCGCTCGGTATTTTCCGTTTCTGTCAACGCTGAGCCATCAAAGCGGAGCAAGTCGCCGGGCTGGCACTCCAGCGCCAGGCAGATGGCATTGAGGGTAGAAAAGCGGATTGCCTTGGCCTTGCCGGTCTTGAGGATCGACAGGTTGGCCAGGGTGATGTCCACCTTTTCGCTCAGTTCGGTCAATGTCATGCGGCGTTGCCACAGCAGGTCGTCCAGATTGACGCGGATTGCCATCACACGGTTCCTTCCAGCTCATCGCGCATCGCCGCGCCTTCACGGAATACCTGAGCGAGGATGAAGAGCATCAGCGCGGCCAGCCAGCCGGTGAGGCTGAAGGTCCATTCGAAGGGACTGGCACCATCACCTGCGCTGAAATCGGCCCACATTGCCACCGCGCCATAGGCCAGATCGAGCAGGTTGATACCGATCAGCGCCCAAGCGATGGTTCGCAACCTATCGGCGTTGACCAGACTGAGGGCGTTGCCGCCCGGGACCGAGTCGATCATCGCGATCAGTCGCGTGAACAGAATATGGACCAGCAGGATGATGGGCGCCGTAATGATGACCACCCAACGCAGCGCAACCAGGAGAGTCTCGGCAGACAGGGCGGGATCAGAGCGGCTCAGTGAGTCTGCCATTTGGCTCGGGAAGACAAAGGCAAGAGCGCCCAAAGCGAGGAGGATAGCAATGCCCGCTATCCAGTTCAGCATATTCATGATCCGCAGGATCCAGCGGCTGGTCGTCAACATGGTCCATCTCCTTTTCTGATATGCAATATATGACATATTGAAAAACAATATGCAATACAATGAAAAACGATGTTTGCGTAGGCCTTGCGATGCAAGCAACCAATTGAACGTCAATACGAAAATCCGCGATCGGGGTTCTTCCCTTTGATTGCGGTCAATGCGCGCTGGCTGGGAACCGGCTCAAAAGCAGGTCGCAGAGGAGAGGTGGAATGAAGGCGATTCTCGGGGTTATGGCGGCTGGACTTGCGCTGTTTGCAGCGGCCGAAGGTGCATCTGCCCAGTCGGCCGACAGCTGTGTCAGCAATTGTCTGGCACGCATGCGGCAATGCGGCGCGACGGAAGAGTGTGCGGCAGAAGCACGCAGCTGCTCGCAACGCTGCACTGGCGATACGGCAGCTCGCACCTTCTATTGCCGGGCGGAGGGGCATAATGCCTATAATGATGGCATGTGCCTTGGCGACGCCGGAGACACTCTGGAAGAGCAGCGCCGCGCATGTGTCCGCCGGTTCACCAGCCAGACAGGAGGGTCGCCATCGAGCGTGACCTGCACACCACAATGAGCGCGCGCAGGCTTTTTGCCTTGGTGGGCTGCAGCCTTGCCTCCACAGCCTGCGCCCACGCGCAGGTACCGGAACCGGTGCAAGGCGAGCGAACTGTCTATGAGTTGCGGGTCACCGGCTATGGCTCACGCAGTCAGGGCGTCCGTGGCGTCCTGTTTGACGCCGCCGGGCAGGAAATCGCTGAAGATGGGGCTGGCCAGTCTGTCGATACGCCGGTCGGCCGTTTCCGCTATGTAGAATGCCGTCATCTGTGGTCGGTTTGCGGTTACTTCCGCGAGGCGGCAACTGTACCAGCCTATCCCGGACCGCCTGTCGACCCGCAAAAACATGAGGTCGTGGTCTGGCGGCTGACGGTGACGGGAATGCCCGCGCCGAACCGCTGGCAAGCCTATCTGTTCGATGATCGCATGGTTGCCGTCGGGGCACCGGAGGGCGGCATCGTTCTTGAGACACCGCTCGGCCTGTTCCGGACTCAATCAGTGTCCTTTGGCGCGGTCGGTGGCGCCGGGCCGTTGCCCGAAGAGTGGGTCAACGGGGCTCCCGCGCAACCTTGACTGTCGATTGCGCCGGTGAGCAATCGGATATGGGTCAAGCCGCTCCATGTTTGACATGAAGGGCGGTTTTCCCTAACAGCTAGCCCGTCCAGCCTGATCGGGACAGGGGTGCCGTCGCGCAGCATCCTCTCGCATGGATCAGGAAACACAGGACTTTCGCGACCGTTGATGAGCCGGGCTGATCCGAAAGGGTGAGCTGTGCGGCCCGTTTGCGCGTCGCGTTTTTGCGTTGGCGAACGACGATTTTTCAACGGGAAGGCACTCCTCCTCATGGCAACCAAGGCTCCGGCGAGCACCACGACAGCCAAGCGTATCCGCAAGCTGTTCGGCAACATCCACGAAGCGATCAGCATGCCGAATCTCATCGAGGTTCAGCGCGAAAGCTATGAGCAGTTCCTGCGCTCC
This window encodes:
- a CDS encoding helix-turn-helix domain-containing protein, translating into MAIRVNLDDLLWQRRMTLTELSEKVDITLANLSILKTGKAKAIRFSTLNAICLALECQPGDLLRFDGSALTETENTER
- a CDS encoding DUF2975 domain-containing protein — encoded protein: MLTTSRWILRIMNMLNWIAGIAILLALGALAFVFPSQMADSLSRSDPALSAETLLVALRWVVIITAPIILLVHILFTRLIAMIDSVPGGNALSLVNADRLRTIAWALIGINLLDLAYGAVAMWADFSAGDGASPFEWTFSLTGWLAALMLFILAQVFREGAAMRDELEGTV
- a CDS encoding purine phosphorylase; this encodes MWGIITGLPEEADAFAPDLGKRSQHGTIALRQLEWRGLSVTLACGGIGKVAAATAATLLASHVGATRLMVIGTAGALLATDGAPLWLRGAIQHDYGAARPDRFAHYEAGEWPLGPDGASGLIAMPQPAGLGLGEAVIASGDCFVECGTRAGLIRDALGATLVDMETAAVAQVADILGLPWCAIKAATDEANAASAGDFHANLAVAARRAAEAAERAVRLMAG
- the ypfJ gene encoding KPN_02809 family neutral zinc metallopeptidase, producing MRLDDFDPSSNTRDLGTSGGGGFSVGGGGGGGLGGILFALLPMLFGRKMGCGTIVLIGGALLLFSMMSGGGGQMVAGDAASGTGAPAASGGQACDTEAELFSCRVLSSTEQVWGQIFQGEGERYPPPTLNFYTRENQSGCGAAQAAMGPFYCPADQGIYLDTDFFNDLRTQYGAAGDAAQAYVIAHEVGHHIQTVTGISRQVREAQSRAGEAEANQWQVRMELQADCYAGVWAATARTPSGQPVIEPGDVEEAMTAAHAIGDDTLMRGAGRTPVESMFTHGSSEQRMRWLKRGLDTGDWRQCDTFNGRV
- a CDS encoding 3-hydroxybutyrate dehydrogenase, which translates into the protein MTLGLSGKTALITGSTSGIGLAIAKAYAAQGANIIVNGFGDAAAIEAERAALVALGAPQTTVSTHDLTDATAIEAMMGEALAQFGSIDILVNNAGMQHVAPIDEFPVDKWDRIIALNLTAAFHTIRLAVPGMKAKGWGRIINTASAHSLVASPNKAAYVAAKHGIAGLTKTVALEVARDGITVNAISPGYVWTPLVENQIPDTMKARGLTRQQVMNDVLLAAQPTKQFVTVEQVASMALYLASDSGSGMTGTNVSMDGGWTAQ
- a CDS encoding MBL fold metallo-hydrolase, with product MTAGDTGGSGHSGAAARADAALAGQVASPDASLTADDGLIATSAAGLTYPWGKAAPGKGELLQVSESVHWARIPMPGSLGHINSWLIEDGDDAVPAYVAVDTGLMLQDCSDAWKALFAGALADKRLSRVVCTHLHPDHIGLAGWLAKRFSAPILMTRGEWLQARYMIADVRDEQPAEVTVMQRGCGWDDEAIEAAKAAGWSRFGRMVARLPFGYQRLIDGQRLSIGKGEWRIVTGSGHSPEHACLLNEAEGVLISGDQVLPRISSNVSSNAGEPDANPLGEWLASIDKLLRLPADLLVCPAHGEPFRGLHTRLIALRDEHHERLDAVAAALAEAPRRVIDCFGLLFRREIGADHIGLATGETLAHLRYLEQAGRVRREDRDGVWWWTAA
- a CDS encoding DUF4893 domain-containing protein, which produces MSASLLIVLPGCAMIDAPTGSISRQEAIGTDDWHDVATEADRQRIRGWWTAWRDALASARAGGHGAAVAAEGALLAPDAALPNPHLPPGDYLCRTIKVGAQSAQGLSYVAYPRFRCRVEAEQDIFSFTKLTGSQRQVGLIFDDDDRQKIFLGTLMLGDEVRALDYGSDPQRDVAGLIERIGPNRWRLVMPRPAFESIVDVIELVPAGE